The Bacteroidota bacterium DNA window TACCGGGGAGATGGTGGGGAAGTTTTATAAAAACTACTCGATTGAATTGAAGTGTGGTTTTAAGTTCAAAGTTCAAAGTTCAAAGTTGGCTTCGTAGTCACCTATGAAACCAACTTTGAACCTTGAACCTTGAACTTTGAACTTTGATCAAAAGGATTACTTCCCAATCCGTATCGTATGCCCCATCTTATCCCTCTTAGTGGTAAGATACCCTTCGTTATGTTTATTACCTACAACTTCGATTGGAACAACTTCGGTGATCTCCAGACCATAGCCTATTAATCCTGCGCGTTTTTTTGGATTGTTGGTCATCAAACGCATTTTGGTAATGCCAAGATCACGGATGATCTGTGCTCCTACGCCATAATCACGTTCGTCGCTTTCGAAACCCAATTTTATATTCGCTTCAACAGTATCGAGTCCTTGTTCCTGTAATTTATATGCGCGTAATTTATTCAGCAGTCCAATTCCACGGCCCTCCTGATTCATATAAACGATCACGCCTTTGCCTTCTTTTTCGATCATGTCCATTGCAGCATGTAACTGCGGACCACAATCGCAGCGGCATGAACCAAAAATATCGCCGGTGATACAAGATGAGTGAACACGAACCAGTACAGGTTCATCTTTTTCCCACGAACCTTTGAACAAAGCCAGATGATCTTGTCCGGTTGTGATCTGTTTATAAGCAACTAATTCAAAAGTTCCGTGATCTGTTGGAAGTTTAACATCGATCTGTCGTTCGATCAGACTTTCTTTTTGCAAACGATAAGCGATGAGATCTTCAATTGAAACAATTGACAGGTCAAACTTTTTTGCGATCTGCATTAAGTCAGGAAGACGAGCCATCGTTCCATCTTCATTCATGATCTCTACAAGTGCACCTGCGGGAGAAGCTCCTGCAAGACGTGCCAGATCTATTGTTGCTTCTGTATGTCCGGTACGACGTAATACGCCGCCTTTCTTAGCACGCAATGGAAAGATATGTCCGGGTCTGCCTAACTCTTCCGGTTTAGTTGTAGGATTGATCAGAGCACGAATTGTCTTTGAACGATCAGAAGTTGAAATACCTGTTGTAGTTCCGTAACCGATCAGATCGACAGAAACAGTGAATTGTGTTTCGTGAGAAGAAGTATTATTTGAAACCATCAAAGGCAGATTTAATTCTGCGCATCTTTCTTCAGTCAAAGCCACGCAAATCAATCCGCGGCCATGGGTTGCCATAAAATTTACGATCTCAGGAGTAGCATTTTCAGCAGTAGTGATAAAATCGCCTTCGTTTTCACGGTTAGCATCATCAACAACGATGATCACTTTCCCGTTTTTGAGGTCTTTGATCGCCTGATCGATGGTATTTAGCTTGTACATAGATAGATTCTTTCCGGGTGCAAAGTTAATAAACTTCAGTGAATGGG harbors:
- a CDS encoding bifunctional 3,4-dihydroxy-2-butanone-4-phosphate synthase/GTP cyclohydrolase II — translated: MYKLNTIDQAIKDLKNGKVIIVVDDANRENEGDFITTAENATPEIVNFMATHGRGLICVALTEERCAELNLPLMVSNNTSSHETQFTVSVDLIGYGTTTGISTSDRSKTIRALINPTTKPEELGRPGHIFPLRAKKGGVLRRTGHTEATIDLARLAGASPAGALVEIMNEDGTMARLPDLMQIAKKFDLSIVSIEDLIAYRLQKESLIERQIDVKLPTDHGTFELVAYKQITTGQDHLALFKGSWEKDEPVLVRVHSSCITGDIFGSCRCDCGPQLHAAMDMIEKEGKGVIVYMNQEGRGIGLLNKLRAYKLQEQGLDTVEANIKLGFESDERDYGVGAQIIRDLGITKMRLMTNNPKKRAGLIGYGLEITEVVPIEVVGNKHNEGYLTTKRDKMGHTIRIGK